The Hippocampus zosterae strain Florida chromosome 20, ASM2543408v3, whole genome shotgun sequence genome contains a region encoding:
- the LOC127593359 gene encoding cAMP-responsive element modulator-like has translation MAVTGDESETGAAGELIGVSSILRLAVAQSSAHSPHKPFEDVSQKREQRLMKNREAARECRRKKKEYVKCLENRVAVLENQNKTLIEELRAMKDIYQHKVE, from the exons ATGGCTGTGACTGGGGACGAATCAGAAACAG GCGCCGCAGGTGAGCTCATTGGCGTCAGCTCCATTCTCCGGCTGGCTGTGGCACAGAGCAGCGCTCACAGCCCCCATAAGCCTTTCGAAGATGTGTCACAGAAGAGGGAACAGCGCTTGATGAAGAATAG GGAAGCTGCCCGGGAGTGTCGCCGAAAGAAGAAAGAGTATGTTAAATGCCTGGAAAATCGTGTGGCCGTGCttgaaaatcaaaacaagacTCTGATCGAGGAGCTAAGAGCCATGAAAGACATCTACCAACACAAAgtcgagtga
- the ccny gene encoding cyclin-Y isoform X4 has product MGNTPSCCVASSPKHRRNNHSRLEPYRPEPELSREDTGCNLQHISDRENLDDLPMEYNPSDHPRASTIFLSKSQTDVREKRKSLYINHHHSGPVRRKYSSCSTIFLDDSTVSQPNLKYTIKCVALAIFYHIRNREVDGRMLLDIFDEKLHPLSKSEVPPDYDKHDPEQKQIYRFVRTLFSAAQLTAECAIVTLVYLERLLTYAEIDICPANWKRIVLGAILLASKVWDDQAVWNVDYCQILKDITVEDMNELERQFLELLQFNINVPSSVYAKYYFDLRSLAEANNLSFPLEALSRDKAQKLEAISRLCDDKYKDLKKLAKKRSVSADNLSVTRWCPAIIS; this is encoded by the exons ATGGGGAATACACCTTCCTGCTGCGTGGCGTCGAGCCCCAAACACCGGCGGAACAACCACTCCAGACTGGAGCCCTATCGGCCAGAGCCGGAGCTTAGCCGGGAGGATACGGGCTGCAACCTCCAGCACATCAGCGACAGAGAAAATTTGGACG ATCTGCCGATGGAGTATAATCCCTCCGACCATCCTCGAGCCAGCACCATCTTCCTCAGCAAGTCCCAGACCGATG TTCGAGAAAAGAGGAAGAGCCTTTACATCAATCAT CATCATTCAGGCCCAGTGAGAAGGAAGTACAGCTCATGCTCTACCATATTCCTTGACGACAGCACTGTCAGTCAACCCAACCTCAAATACACCATTAAATG TGTTGCCCTTGCGATATTCTATCACATAAGAAACAG AGAGGTCGACGGAAGAATGTTATTAGACATATTCGATGAGAAGCTGCACCCGTTGTCG AAGTCTGAAGTTCCTCCGGACTACGATAAGCACGACCCCGAGCAAAAGCAGATTTATCGCTTCGTAAGGACGCTGTTCAGCGCCGCACAGCTCACGGCCGAATGCGCCATCGTCACATTG GTGTATTTAGAGAGGCTCCTGACCTATGCTGAGATTGACATTTGCCCCGCCAACTGGAAGCGCATTGTTTTAGGAGCCATCCTTCTGGCGTCCAAAGTTTGGGATGACCAGGCGGTGTGGAATGTCGACTACTGCCAAATTCTCAAGGATATCACTGTGGAGGATAT GAACGAGTTGGAGCGGCAGTTTCTGGAGCTGCTGCAATTCAACATCAACGTGCCGTCCAGTGTCTACGCCAAGTATTACTTTGACCTGCGTTCCCTGGCAGAGGCCAACAACCTCAGCTTCCCTCTCGAGGCCCTCAGCAGAGACAAGGCCCAGAAACTTGAG GCTATATCCAGGTTGTGCGATGACAAATACAAGGACCTGAAGAAGCTAGCAAAGAAGCGGTCAGTGAGCGCAGACAACCTGTCGGTTACGCGGTGGTGTCCGGCCATCATTTCCTAA
- the LOC127593350 gene encoding gap junction delta-4 protein has protein sequence MTLDGRNMAGSSLSEIIFISVNQSVTLIGKVWLVLIFLRGLILLLAGYPLYQDEEERFVCNTIQPGCANVCYDIFSPISLFRFWLVQLVTLSLPYIIFTIYVTHKVSNGLAAAPSSLVSGQTTQLHKTRQELSVKTSGGKKRESVRCFTAAYIFQLMLRTLLEAGFGAAHYYLFGFSIPRRFLCQHPPCTTQVDCYISRPTEKTLMLNFMLGVSALSLFLNALDFICVIKRSVRQKGKSKLMECVYEDERDFLGTPDPNSSMGCQTVETEAGPRGSFRKRQGSRSSCKGRAVGIIRDATSAPRPLEPLGCDTNRNNGYPFSEPLEKEGDELALFSFEPTGTPKAICVSKPSRLKPPPPPRRDLGRHPALSPRLKRDEPMTTGTAVDRIGQYTLAEPANGADRSNDDGQEKRSEWV, from the exons ATGACTCTGGACGGACGGAACATGGCGGGATCCAGTCTGTCAGAAATCATCTTTATCTCTGTCAATCAAAGTGTCACCTTGATAG GAAAAGTGTGGCTGGTCCTGATTTTTCTCCGCGGCCTCATCCTGCTCCTGGCCGGTTACCCTCTCTACCAGGACGAAGAGGAGCGCTTTGTATGCAACACGATTCAACCGGGCTGCGCCAATGTGTGCTACGATATATTTTCCCCGATCTCCCTTTTCCGCTTCTGGCTCGTGCAACTCGTCACTTTAAGTCTGCCCTACATCATCTTTACAATCTACGTGACCCATAAGGTGTCAAATGGCCTGGCTGCAGCCCCGAGCTCTTTGGTATCTGGTCAAACTACGCAACTGCACAAAACCCGGCAAGAGCTGTCCGTCAAGACCTCCGGGGGAAAAAAGCGAGAGTCGGTCCGATGCTTCACGGCAGCCTACATTTTTCAATTGATGCTCCGGACTTTGCTGGAGGCAGGATTTGGGGCGGCGCACTACTATCTGTTTGGTTTCTCCATCCCGAGGAGGTTTCTATGCCAACACCCTCCATGCACCACCCAGGTGGACTGTTACATCTCAAGACCCACCGAGAAGACGCTGATGCTCAACTTTATGCTGGGCGTGTCCGCCCTGTCCCTTTTCCTAAACGCCCTGGATTTTATTTGTGTAATCAAGCGCTCCGTGAGGCAAAAGGGTAAAAGCAAGTTGATGGAGTGTGTTTATGAGGACGAGCGCGATTTCCTGGGGACCCCAGATCCCAATTCTTCCATGGGATGTCAAACTGTTGAAACTGAGGCTGGTCCAAGAGGGAGTTTCCGCAAGAGGCAAGGCAGCCGGAGTTCTTGCAAAGGGAGGGCAGTCGGAATAATTCGGGATGCAACCTCAGCCCCTCGCCCTTTGGAACCTTTGGGCTGCGACACCAACAGAAACAATGGATACCCTTTTTCGGAACCTCTTGAGAAGGAAGGTGACGAGCTGGCTCTCTTTTCCTTTGAACCGACGGGGACCCCTAAAGCCATTTGTGTTAGTAAACCTAGCAGGCTCAAACCTCCACCACCCCCCAGGCGGGACCTTGGACGTCACCCGGCGCTGTCACCGAGACTCAAGAGAGATGAGCCCATGACGACAGGAACCGCCGTGGATAGGATTGGTCAGTACACTTTGGCCGAGCCGGCCAATGGTGCGGACCGATCAAACGATGACGGCCAGGAGAAAAGATCCGAGTgggtgtga
- the ccny gene encoding cyclin-Y isoform X1, whose amino-acid sequence MGNTPSCCVASSPKHRRNNHSRLEPYRPEPELSREDTGCNLQHISDRENLDDLPMEYNPSDHPRASTIFLSKSQTDVAVHSKRVREKRKSLYINHFTHISESKHHSGPVRRKYSSCSTIFLDDSTVSQPNLKYTIKCVALAIFYHIRNREVDGRMLLDIFDEKLHPLSKSEVPPDYDKHDPEQKQIYRFVRTLFSAAQLTAECAIVTLVYLERLLTYAEIDICPANWKRIVLGAILLASKVWDDQAVWNVDYCQILKDITVEDMNELERQFLELLQFNINVPSSVYAKYYFDLRSLAEANNLSFPLEALSRDKAQKLEAISRLCDDKYKDLKKLAKKRSVSADNLSVTRWCPAIIS is encoded by the exons ATGGGGAATACACCTTCCTGCTGCGTGGCGTCGAGCCCCAAACACCGGCGGAACAACCACTCCAGACTGGAGCCCTATCGGCCAGAGCCGGAGCTTAGCCGGGAGGATACGGGCTGCAACCTCCAGCACATCAGCGACAGAGAAAATTTGGACG ATCTGCCGATGGAGTATAATCCCTCCGACCATCCTCGAGCCAGCACCATCTTCCTCAGCAAGTCCCAGACCGATG ttgcTGTGCACAGCAAACGAG TTCGAGAAAAGAGGAAGAGCCTTTACATCAATCAT tTCACACACATTTCGGAGAGCaag CATCATTCAGGCCCAGTGAGAAGGAAGTACAGCTCATGCTCTACCATATTCCTTGACGACAGCACTGTCAGTCAACCCAACCTCAAATACACCATTAAATG TGTTGCCCTTGCGATATTCTATCACATAAGAAACAG AGAGGTCGACGGAAGAATGTTATTAGACATATTCGATGAGAAGCTGCACCCGTTGTCG AAGTCTGAAGTTCCTCCGGACTACGATAAGCACGACCCCGAGCAAAAGCAGATTTATCGCTTCGTAAGGACGCTGTTCAGCGCCGCACAGCTCACGGCCGAATGCGCCATCGTCACATTG GTGTATTTAGAGAGGCTCCTGACCTATGCTGAGATTGACATTTGCCCCGCCAACTGGAAGCGCATTGTTTTAGGAGCCATCCTTCTGGCGTCCAAAGTTTGGGATGACCAGGCGGTGTGGAATGTCGACTACTGCCAAATTCTCAAGGATATCACTGTGGAGGATAT GAACGAGTTGGAGCGGCAGTTTCTGGAGCTGCTGCAATTCAACATCAACGTGCCGTCCAGTGTCTACGCCAAGTATTACTTTGACCTGCGTTCCCTGGCAGAGGCCAACAACCTCAGCTTCCCTCTCGAGGCCCTCAGCAGAGACAAGGCCCAGAAACTTGAG GCTATATCCAGGTTGTGCGATGACAAATACAAGGACCTGAAGAAGCTAGCAAAGAAGCGGTCAGTGAGCGCAGACAACCTGTCGGTTACGCGGTGGTGTCCGGCCATCATTTCCTAA
- the ccny gene encoding cyclin-Y isoform X3, translating into MGNTPSCCVASSPKHRRNNHSRLEPYRPEPELSREDTGCNLQHISDRENLDDLPMEYNPSDHPRASTIFLSKSQTDVAVHSKRVREKRKSLYINHHHSGPVRRKYSSCSTIFLDDSTVSQPNLKYTIKCVALAIFYHIRNREVDGRMLLDIFDEKLHPLSKSEVPPDYDKHDPEQKQIYRFVRTLFSAAQLTAECAIVTLVYLERLLTYAEIDICPANWKRIVLGAILLASKVWDDQAVWNVDYCQILKDITVEDMNELERQFLELLQFNINVPSSVYAKYYFDLRSLAEANNLSFPLEALSRDKAQKLEAISRLCDDKYKDLKKLAKKRSVSADNLSVTRWCPAIIS; encoded by the exons ATGGGGAATACACCTTCCTGCTGCGTGGCGTCGAGCCCCAAACACCGGCGGAACAACCACTCCAGACTGGAGCCCTATCGGCCAGAGCCGGAGCTTAGCCGGGAGGATACGGGCTGCAACCTCCAGCACATCAGCGACAGAGAAAATTTGGACG ATCTGCCGATGGAGTATAATCCCTCCGACCATCCTCGAGCCAGCACCATCTTCCTCAGCAAGTCCCAGACCGATG ttgcTGTGCACAGCAAACGAG TTCGAGAAAAGAGGAAGAGCCTTTACATCAATCAT CATCATTCAGGCCCAGTGAGAAGGAAGTACAGCTCATGCTCTACCATATTCCTTGACGACAGCACTGTCAGTCAACCCAACCTCAAATACACCATTAAATG TGTTGCCCTTGCGATATTCTATCACATAAGAAACAG AGAGGTCGACGGAAGAATGTTATTAGACATATTCGATGAGAAGCTGCACCCGTTGTCG AAGTCTGAAGTTCCTCCGGACTACGATAAGCACGACCCCGAGCAAAAGCAGATTTATCGCTTCGTAAGGACGCTGTTCAGCGCCGCACAGCTCACGGCCGAATGCGCCATCGTCACATTG GTGTATTTAGAGAGGCTCCTGACCTATGCTGAGATTGACATTTGCCCCGCCAACTGGAAGCGCATTGTTTTAGGAGCCATCCTTCTGGCGTCCAAAGTTTGGGATGACCAGGCGGTGTGGAATGTCGACTACTGCCAAATTCTCAAGGATATCACTGTGGAGGATAT GAACGAGTTGGAGCGGCAGTTTCTGGAGCTGCTGCAATTCAACATCAACGTGCCGTCCAGTGTCTACGCCAAGTATTACTTTGACCTGCGTTCCCTGGCAGAGGCCAACAACCTCAGCTTCCCTCTCGAGGCCCTCAGCAGAGACAAGGCCCAGAAACTTGAG GCTATATCCAGGTTGTGCGATGACAAATACAAGGACCTGAAGAAGCTAGCAAAGAAGCGGTCAGTGAGCGCAGACAACCTGTCGGTTACGCGGTGGTGTCCGGCCATCATTTCCTAA
- the ccny gene encoding cyclin-Y isoform X2: MGNTPSCCVASSPKHRRNNHSRLEPYRPEPELSREDTGCNLQHISDRENLDDLPMEYNPSDHPRASTIFLSKSQTDVREKRKSLYINHFTHISESKHHSGPVRRKYSSCSTIFLDDSTVSQPNLKYTIKCVALAIFYHIRNREVDGRMLLDIFDEKLHPLSKSEVPPDYDKHDPEQKQIYRFVRTLFSAAQLTAECAIVTLVYLERLLTYAEIDICPANWKRIVLGAILLASKVWDDQAVWNVDYCQILKDITVEDMNELERQFLELLQFNINVPSSVYAKYYFDLRSLAEANNLSFPLEALSRDKAQKLEAISRLCDDKYKDLKKLAKKRSVSADNLSVTRWCPAIIS; the protein is encoded by the exons ATGGGGAATACACCTTCCTGCTGCGTGGCGTCGAGCCCCAAACACCGGCGGAACAACCACTCCAGACTGGAGCCCTATCGGCCAGAGCCGGAGCTTAGCCGGGAGGATACGGGCTGCAACCTCCAGCACATCAGCGACAGAGAAAATTTGGACG ATCTGCCGATGGAGTATAATCCCTCCGACCATCCTCGAGCCAGCACCATCTTCCTCAGCAAGTCCCAGACCGATG TTCGAGAAAAGAGGAAGAGCCTTTACATCAATCAT tTCACACACATTTCGGAGAGCaag CATCATTCAGGCCCAGTGAGAAGGAAGTACAGCTCATGCTCTACCATATTCCTTGACGACAGCACTGTCAGTCAACCCAACCTCAAATACACCATTAAATG TGTTGCCCTTGCGATATTCTATCACATAAGAAACAG AGAGGTCGACGGAAGAATGTTATTAGACATATTCGATGAGAAGCTGCACCCGTTGTCG AAGTCTGAAGTTCCTCCGGACTACGATAAGCACGACCCCGAGCAAAAGCAGATTTATCGCTTCGTAAGGACGCTGTTCAGCGCCGCACAGCTCACGGCCGAATGCGCCATCGTCACATTG GTGTATTTAGAGAGGCTCCTGACCTATGCTGAGATTGACATTTGCCCCGCCAACTGGAAGCGCATTGTTTTAGGAGCCATCCTTCTGGCGTCCAAAGTTTGGGATGACCAGGCGGTGTGGAATGTCGACTACTGCCAAATTCTCAAGGATATCACTGTGGAGGATAT GAACGAGTTGGAGCGGCAGTTTCTGGAGCTGCTGCAATTCAACATCAACGTGCCGTCCAGTGTCTACGCCAAGTATTACTTTGACCTGCGTTCCCTGGCAGAGGCCAACAACCTCAGCTTCCCTCTCGAGGCCCTCAGCAGAGACAAGGCCCAGAAACTTGAG GCTATATCCAGGTTGTGCGATGACAAATACAAGGACCTGAAGAAGCTAGCAAAGAAGCGGTCAGTGAGCGCAGACAACCTGTCGGTTACGCGGTGGTGTCCGGCCATCATTTCCTAA
- the cul2 gene encoding cullin-2 gives MSLKPRVVDFDETWNKLLTTIKAVVMLDYVERATWNDRFSDIYALCVAYPEPLGERLYSETKVFLENHVRNLYKKVLESEEKVLVMYHRYWDEYSKGADYMDCLYRYLNTQFIKKNKLTEADLQYGYGGGDLNEPLMEIGELALDMWRKLMIEPLQAILIRMLLNEIKNDRCGENPNQKVIHGVINSFVHVEQYKKKFPLKFYQEIFEGEFVTKTGEYYKQEASNLLQESNCSQYMEKVLGRLKDEEMRCRKYLHPSSYAKVINECQQRMVADHLQFLHAECQNIIRQEKRDDMANMYTLLRAVSNGLPHMIQELQVHINNEGIRGTSNLSLENMPTLFVESVLEVHSKFVQLINTVLNGDQHFMSALDKALTSVVNFREPKSICKAPELLAKYCDNLLKKSAKGMTENEVEDKLTSFITVFKYIDDKDIFQKFYARMLAKRLIHSLSLSMDSEEAMINKLKQACGYEFTSKLHRMYTDMSVSADLNNKFNNFIKTEETVVDLGISFQIYVLQAGAWPLTHIPSSTFAIPQELEKSVQMFELFYNQHFSGRKLTWLHYLCTGEVKMNYLSKPYVAMVTTYQMAVLLAFNNSQTVTYKELQDGTQMNEKELQKTIKSLFDVKMLNHNSEKEEIDAESTFSLNMSFVSKRTKFKITTSMQKDTPQEMEQTRSAVDEDRKMYLQAALVRIMKARKVLRHNALIQEVINQSKARFNPSISMIKKCIEVLIDKQYIERSQTSADEYSYIA, from the exons ATGTCCTTGAAGCCACGGGTGGTGGATTTCGACGAGACATGGAACAAGTTACTAACGACAATCAAGGCTGTTGTGATGCTCGACTATGTGGAGAGAGCAACGTGGAACGACCGTTTCTC TGATATATATGCCTTGTGTGTCGCATACCCTGAGCCTTTAGGTGAGAGATTATACAGCGAAACAAAAGTCTTTCTCGAGAATCATGTTCGGAATTTGTACAAG AAAGTCTTGGAATCTGAAGAGAAGGTTTTAGTGATGTATCACAGATATTGGGACGAATACAGCAAAGGGGCGGACTACATGGACTGCTTGTACAG GTATCTCAACACACAGTTCATTAAGAAGAACAAACTGACAGAGGCAGACCTCCAGTACGGCTATGGGGGAGGGGACTTGAATGAGCCACTCATGGAGATCGGAGAG TTGGCGCTGGATATGTGGAGGAAGCTCATGATTGAGCCTCTTCAAGCCATTCTGATCCGGATGTTGCTGAATGAAATCAAAAA TGACCGCTGTGGTGAGAACCCCAACCAGAAAGTGATCCACGGGGTAATCAACTCCTTTGTTCACGTGGAGCAGTACAAGAAGAAGTTTCCGCTGAAG TTTTATCAGGAAATCTTCGAAGGGGAGTTTGTGACAAAAACGGGAGAGTATTACAAACAGGAAGCGTCCAATTTACTCCAAGAATCCAACTGCTCACAGTATATGGAAAAG GTTTTGGGGCGGTTGAAAGATGAAGAGATGCGATGCCGGAAGTACCTGCACCCGAGCTCCTACGCCAAAGTCATCAATGAATGCCAGCAGAGGATGGTGGCGGACCATCTGCAGTTCCTCCACGCAGAGTGTCAGAACATTATTCGGCAGGAGAAGCGAGATG ACATGGCCAACATGTACACACTCTTGCGAGCCGTGTCCAACGGTTTGCCGCACATGATCCAGGAGTTGCAGGTCCATATCAACAATGAGGGGATACGAGGCACCAGTAATCTATCTCTGGAAAAC ATGCCGACCCTATTTGTGGAGTCAGTGCTAGAAGTTCATAGTAAATTTGTTCAGCTCATTAACACAGTTCTGAATGGAGACCAGCACTTCATGAGTGCGCTCGATAAG GCTTTGACGTCAGTAGTCAACTTCAGGGAGCCTAAGTCCATCTGTAAAGCCCCAGAACTG CTGGCCAAATACTGTGACAATCTCCtgaaaaaatctgcaaaggGAATGACCGAAAATGAGGTGGAGGACAAACTGACCAGCTTCATCACCGTTTTTAAGTACATCGAcgacaaagacatttttcaaaag ttttatgCCCGAATGCTAGCAAAGCGATTAATACATAGTTTATCGTTGTCAATGGACTCAGAAGAAGCCATGATCAACAAATTAAAG CAAGCATGCGGCTATGAGTTCACGAGCAAACTTCACAGAATGTATACGGACATGAGTGTGAGTGCCGACCTCAACAACAAGTTTAACAATTTCATCAAGACAGAGGAGACCGTCGTGGACTTGGGCATCAGCTTCCAGATATACGTATTACAG GCTGGAGCGTGGCCACTCACACACATCCCATCCTCCACATTCGCCATCCCACAAGAACTGGAGAAGAGCGTCCAGATG TTTGAATTGTTCTATAATCAGCACTtcagtgggaggaaactgactTGGCTACACTACCTCTGCACAG GCGAAGTGAAGATGAACTACTTGTCCAAGCCCTACGTCGCCATGGTGACCACCTATCAGATGGCCGTGCTCCTCGCGTTCAACAACAGTCAGACGGTGACATACAAGGAGCTGCAGGATGGTACCCAAATGAACGAGAAGGAGCTACAGAAGACCATCAAGTCCCTTTTCGACGTGAAGATGCTCAACCACAACTCAGAAAAG GAGGAGATTGATGCTGAATCCACGTTTTCGCTGAATATGTCCTTTGTCAGTAAAAGGACCAAGTTCAAGATCACAACGTCAATGCAGAAGGACACCCCACAG GAGATGGAGCAGACTCGGAGTGCTGTAGACGAGGACCGCAAAATGTATTTACAAGCTGCTCTAGTGAGAATCATGAAGGCCCGCAAAGTGCTCAGACACAATGCCCTCATACAAGAG GTCATCAATCAGTCCAAAGCCAGGTTCAACCCCAGTATCAGTATGATCAAGAAGTGCATAGAAGTGCTCATCGACAAGCAGTACATCGAGCGAAGCCAAACCTCTGCGGATGAGTACAGCTATATCGCTTAG